A region of Paenibacillus sp. JNUCC-31 DNA encodes the following proteins:
- a CDS encoding glycoside hydrolase family 88 protein, which translates to MWKKAIEDALHVTRHNIERFEGRFPHVSNGDEHYMLNDNTEWTAGFWSGILWLCTEYTRDPLFREAAASTVDNFRRRMERKFIFDHHDIGFLYSLSSKAQWIVEHDAAARKLTLEAADMLMKRWREEAGLIQAWGRQGDVNNGGRIIIDCLLNLPLLFWAYEQTNNEEYRRVAELHALKSRRFLVRGDDSSYHTFYFDQVTGEAIRGGTHQGYHDGSTWTRGQAWGIYGFALCSRYLQSAEMLETAKRLARYFIAHLPEDEVAYWDFDAPQTPTTKRDSSASAIVACGLLEIAGRMDEADPERKVFQNAAESSMKSLVNHYSTQGSDSAEGLLKHGSYSVRGGDSPDDYTIWGDYFYLEALMRLERDIPGYWYDRESSV; encoded by the coding sequence ATGTGGAAAAAGGCTATTGAAGATGCACTCCATGTCACCCGGCATAATATAGAACGATTTGAGGGACGCTTTCCCCATGTGAGCAACGGGGATGAGCATTATATGCTTAACGATAATACGGAGTGGACGGCAGGCTTCTGGTCGGGCATCCTGTGGTTATGCACGGAGTATACACGAGACCCGCTGTTTCGTGAGGCAGCAGCAAGCACCGTCGATAACTTCCGTCGGCGAATGGAGCGAAAATTCATATTCGACCACCATGATATTGGTTTCCTCTATTCATTGTCATCCAAGGCACAATGGATTGTGGAGCATGACGCTGCCGCGAGGAAACTGACGCTGGAAGCTGCCGATATGCTGATGAAACGCTGGCGGGAGGAAGCTGGACTGATCCAGGCTTGGGGACGCCAAGGCGATGTGAACAACGGAGGGCGAATTATTATCGATTGCCTGCTCAATCTTCCGCTGCTGTTCTGGGCGTATGAGCAGACGAATAACGAGGAGTATCGCCGCGTTGCCGAGCTGCATGCGCTGAAAAGTCGCCGTTTCCTCGTTCGTGGGGATGACTCAAGTTATCATACCTTTTATTTTGATCAGGTTACGGGGGAAGCCATCCGGGGCGGCACACATCAGGGTTACCACGACGGCTCCACCTGGACGCGCGGACAGGCATGGGGGATATACGGATTCGCACTGTGCAGCCGTTATCTGCAAAGTGCAGAGATGCTGGAGACAGCCAAGCGTCTCGCCCGTTATTTCATTGCCCATCTTCCGGAGGATGAAGTAGCCTACTGGGATTTTGATGCTCCTCAGACGCCTACTACGAAAAGGGACAGCTCTGCATCCGCTATTGTTGCCTGCGGTCTGTTGGAAATTGCCGGACGGATGGATGAAGCTGATCCTGAGCGGAAGGTTTTCCAAAATGCAGCGGAATCCTCCATGAAATCCTTAGTTAATCATTATTCCACACAGGGATCAGATTCAGCGGAGGGTTTGCTGAAGCATGGCTCCTACTCTGTAAGAGGTGGAGATTCACCCGATGATTACACGATCTGGGGTGATTATTTTTATCTTGAGGCGCTGATGCGTCTGGAACGGGACATTCCTGGCTATTGGTACGACCGCGAATCGAGCGTGTAA
- a CDS encoding 2-keto-3-deoxygluconate permease produces the protein MNIKATLDRIPGGMMVVPLLLGATINTFFPNALRIGGFTEALFVNSSSTLIALFLLIAGTQITFKTAGSSVGKGVTLLVFKWAVGAILGLIAIFFADSNGLFLGLAPLAIIAAMTNSNGGLYIALAGQYGKEDDKAAYPFLALSDGPFLTMVALSIFGAMGFANGMFSPMSFVAVLLPLIVGVVIGNLDRNMAEWLHKGSDKLVPFFAFSLGMGINFSSIIQGGLSGILLGVLTVLITGGIGFLLFRAIGWNPIVGASEGSTAGNAVGTPAAIVAANASFAPIAEIATVQIAASVVTTAILLPIFIGFLSKRLEKSGGVEKYKQRPST, from the coding sequence ATGAACATTAAAGCAACATTAGATCGTATTCCTGGCGGCATGATGGTTGTTCCCCTGTTGCTCGGCGCAACCATTAACACATTCTTTCCGAATGCTTTGCGGATTGGGGGTTTCACAGAAGCCCTGTTCGTAAACAGTTCAAGCACCTTGATCGCCCTGTTCCTGTTGATTGCCGGAACGCAAATCACGTTCAAGACAGCCGGTTCTTCGGTTGGTAAAGGCGTTACACTGCTTGTGTTCAAGTGGGCAGTTGGTGCAATATTAGGTTTGATCGCCATATTCTTTGCGGACTCCAATGGTTTATTCCTTGGTTTGGCGCCACTCGCCATTATCGCCGCAATGACGAATTCCAATGGTGGACTGTACATCGCGCTGGCCGGACAATACGGCAAAGAAGATGACAAAGCGGCTTATCCGTTCCTCGCGCTCAGCGACGGACCGTTTCTCACCATGGTTGCTCTTTCCATCTTTGGTGCGATGGGTTTTGCCAATGGCATGTTCTCCCCGATGTCCTTTGTAGCTGTACTGCTTCCGCTAATCGTCGGCGTTGTTATTGGTAACCTGGATCGCAACATGGCTGAATGGCTGCATAAAGGCAGTGACAAGCTCGTTCCATTCTTCGCCTTTTCACTGGGTATGGGAATTAACTTCTCATCGATCATTCAAGGCGGACTCAGCGGTATCTTGCTGGGTGTACTGACTGTATTGATCACTGGTGGCATCGGTTTCTTGTTGTTCAGAGCTATTGGCTGGAACCCGATTGTCGGCGCTTCCGAAGGCTCCACAGCCGGTAACGCTGTAGGTACGCCTGCTGCCATCGTGGCTGCAAACGCTTCTTTTGCCCCGATTGCCGAGATAGCTACGGTACAGATTGCTGCAAGTGTTGTGACAACCGCCATTCTGCTGCCGATCTTCATCGGCTTCCTCTCCAAGAGGCTGGAGAAATCAGGCGGCGTCGAGAAATACAAACAAAGACCGTCCACCTAA
- a CDS encoding four-carbon acid sugar kinase family protein produces the protein MKLAIIADDLTGANDSGVQLARHGLRTSVLFNMDEDNIRHYDAVVFDTDSRSITPEDAYQRVSGAAELLLRNGFGTIFKKMDSTMRGNIGIEIDALYDVVKPDFMMIAPGYPKNNRTILNGTHYLNGIPLADTEIANDPKTPVTLSYLPDLLKLQTKYEVGEMKISDLESGTDHIKTLLETYKAHGIPYILVDSTDEKHLEQVLNITSELNYTFAWAGSAGIANYLPTHYGLGAKSAELTIPANPGPILTVVGSVNKNSREQLKQLLQKTNVSSIPFHSFKAVSGSADREQEIDRVYEEVKDKAVEGNDVVLYSTAEQVDIELARATGEVRGLNHTEVSNEIVRAIGEICAKLLENGYFKGVSMTGGDTAKQICMKWNISGFELLDELEIGVPISKFIGIEDLHVITKAGGFGKPDVFIHAIEKLKGGVPA, from the coding sequence ATGAAATTAGCCATCATTGCAGATGACTTGACCGGCGCCAATGACAGCGGGGTGCAGCTTGCCCGTCATGGATTAAGAACAAGCGTACTTTTCAACATGGACGAAGATAACATTCGTCATTACGATGCGGTCGTCTTCGATACCGATAGCCGTTCCATCACACCGGAGGATGCGTATCAGCGGGTTAGCGGAGCAGCCGAACTGCTGCTCAGGAACGGATTTGGCACCATTTTCAAAAAAATGGACTCGACCATGCGCGGAAACATCGGGATTGAGATCGACGCCTTGTACGACGTGGTCAAACCCGATTTTATGATGATCGCCCCTGGCTATCCCAAGAACAATCGCACCATTCTTAATGGCACGCATTATCTGAACGGCATTCCACTGGCTGATACCGAGATTGCGAATGATCCAAAGACACCTGTGACTCTTTCGTATCTTCCGGATTTGCTCAAGCTCCAGACCAAGTATGAGGTGGGCGAGATGAAGATAAGCGATCTTGAATCGGGTACAGATCATATTAAGACGCTACTGGAAACCTATAAGGCACATGGCATTCCCTATATCCTCGTCGACTCGACGGATGAGAAGCACTTGGAGCAGGTTCTGAATATCACCAGCGAGCTGAATTATACCTTTGCCTGGGCAGGCTCGGCGGGTATTGCCAACTACCTTCCAACGCATTACGGCTTGGGAGCCAAGTCCGCGGAATTGACCATCCCAGCAAATCCGGGTCCAATCCTCACCGTTGTGGGGAGTGTGAACAAAAACTCCCGTGAGCAGCTTAAGCAGTTACTTCAGAAAACCAACGTATCATCCATTCCGTTCCACTCCTTCAAAGCCGTATCGGGTTCGGCAGATCGTGAGCAAGAAATCGATCGTGTGTATGAAGAAGTGAAGGACAAAGCCGTGGAAGGCAATGACGTTGTCCTCTATTCGACCGCTGAACAGGTAGATATTGAACTGGCACGTGCTACGGGTGAAGTCAGAGGGCTTAATCACACCGAGGTTAGCAATGAAATTGTACGGGCCATAGGCGAAATCTGTGCCAAGTTGTTGGAGAATGGGTACTTCAAAGGTGTATCCATGACGGGCGGAGATACAGCTAAACAAATCTGTATGAAGTGGAACATCAGCGGTTTCGAACTGCTCGATGAGCTTGAAATTGGTGTACCGATATCGAAATTTATTGGAATTGAGGATCTGCACGTAATTACCAAAGCGGGCGGATTCGGCAAGCCCGACGTCTTCATCCATGCGATTGAAAAATTAAAAGGAGGAGTTCCGGCATGA
- the pdxA gene encoding 4-hydroxythreonine-4-phosphate dehydrogenase PdxA, translating to MKPTVGITMGDAAGIGPEIIMKALGHQEVYNNCNPLVIGDAKILERVLPVIGSNLKVNAIHEPSEAKYEFGTVDVIDLDLVPADLEYGIVSAVAGDAAFQFLAKAIDLAKKQQIHSICTAPLNKEALHLSGHLYPGHTEILADLTDTEDFSMMLTTPNLRVIHLTTHMGLIDAIASINPERTYTVVKLAHDTLKKAGFENPRVAVCGINPHAGENGLFGNGEEEEKLQPGIERAQREGINVVGPLPADTLFFRAGRGDFDIVVACYHDQGHAPIKVMGIEEGVNITVGLKGGIIRTSVDHGTAFDIAGKNIADDKSMLAAIRSAIELAPKTQI from the coding sequence ATGAAACCAACCGTTGGAATTACAATGGGCGATGCAGCAGGCATTGGACCCGAGATCATTATGAAAGCACTGGGTCATCAGGAGGTCTACAACAACTGCAATCCACTTGTCATTGGCGATGCGAAAATATTGGAGCGTGTCCTGCCTGTCATCGGATCGAATCTGAAGGTAAATGCCATTCATGAGCCATCCGAAGCCAAGTATGAATTCGGTACGGTGGACGTTATTGATCTGGACCTCGTTCCCGCAGATCTGGAATACGGTATAGTATCTGCCGTTGCGGGAGATGCAGCGTTTCAGTTTCTGGCGAAAGCTATTGATCTGGCCAAAAAACAGCAAATTCACTCCATCTGCACGGCGCCTCTGAACAAGGAAGCACTGCATCTGAGTGGACACTTGTATCCAGGTCACACCGAGATTCTGGCTGATCTGACCGATACAGAGGATTTCTCCATGATGCTGACTACGCCCAATCTGCGAGTGATCCACCTTACGACGCATATGGGTCTGATAGACGCCATTGCTAGCATCAACCCGGAAAGAACGTACACTGTGGTTAAACTGGCTCATGATACTCTGAAAAAAGCCGGCTTCGAAAATCCGCGCGTTGCAGTATGCGGTATTAACCCACATGCAGGTGAGAACGGCTTGTTTGGTAATGGTGAAGAAGAAGAAAAATTGCAGCCCGGCATCGAGCGTGCGCAGAGGGAAGGCATTAACGTGGTTGGTCCACTCCCGGCGGACACACTGTTCTTCCGCGCAGGGCGCGGTGATTTCGATATCGTCGTTGCTTGCTACCATGACCAGGGGCATGCACCGATCAAAGTTATGGGTATTGAAGAAGGCGTGAATATCACGGTGGGTCTCAAAGGCGGCATTATCCGTACTTCTGTAGACCATGGAACGGCTTTTGACATCGCAGGAAAAAACATCGCCGATGACAAAAGCATGCTGGCCGCCATCCGTTCCGCCATCGAACTTGCCCCAAAAACGCAAATTTAA